The DNA sequence ATGACATACGAAATTTAATGcaaataatgaattttccgATCCATCTTTAAACCAAGTATGTGCCtccatataattataactctCACATACGAAACATTTACCAGTTTAGAATCTCTTATAAATGTAACTTTTGACAATTGACTTTTTTACCATGTCAACGCCAACAAATGAAATTGTGGCAAGTGTCCAATTGATTTTGGTAATCTCTTTTATCCCAAATCCTGAGGCGAAAACATGTGCTTTGCTCAGTTAGATTTCCGGGATACCTGTACACAAGTAAATAATTGAGTTTGACCATATATGAACTAAAATTGGAATGCACATTATAATGTGGCTCGAACTAATGACTGTAttgagtaaaaaatgaataggAGACTCTTGGTAACCATTCTATGTATTAGTATTAGGCTAATGTgcatttctttaattaaaaaccCTGAGGTTAGAAGGGGAAAAAGCATTTTATTCATCATAGTATTGTCAAAAATTCATCTTCTATTTCGACCATTgaaatgaagatgaagagggtgaaaaagaagaaaaaacattttcatcaaCTATAAATAGTGAAATCCATTTTGTATCACCAAAAATCCGAACAGGAACAAACCCCATGACGGAAGTGatgaaatctgaaattatCCCTAACCAAAATATCCCTCCCAATCACCCTTGACACCCCACACATAAACACATGACAATCCTCACATATCCTCAAATTCTTCACAATCCTCACACTCCCCTCTCCCCCCACCAACACCGCATACGCCAACGCCATCTTCTCACTATGCCCCATCAATATCCTcctcttctcctcctcatccaCATCATACACCACTCCCCCCACCCTCGCCTCGTACCCCGCCCTCTCCGCCACCTCCTCCAGCACCCCCTTCACCTCCCCACTCCTCGGATGCGTCCACTCCCCCGCGTAGAACTCCTGCACCTCCCCCCTCTCCCCTTCCACCCAGCTACACGCCACCGCCGCCTTCTTCCTCAGCCCCTTCGCCCTCATCTCCCTCCTCACCCTCGCCACGTCCTCCCACCTCCCCGCTTTTGCATAAGCCTCGCATAACAGTATATAGTTCCCTATGTTCCCTGGCTCGAGCTTGAAGAGATGCCCTGCTGCTTCCTCTGCAATGCTGGCATCTCCGTGTACACGGCTTGCTCCTAGGAGAGCCCCCCAAACGCCGCCATTCGCCTCCATAGGCATGGCTTTGATGAGGCGAAGCGCTTCCTTCAACCTACCCCTTCTTCCCAGCATATCCACCATGGCGTTGTAGTGATCCACAGAGGGAGAGATGCCGTGTTTCTCCTTCATCTCGTCGAAAAAGAGCTTCCCCTGCTCCACCATACCTCCATGGCTACAAGCAGTCATAACTCCCAAGAATGTCACCGAATTTGGCTTTACATCTGTCCTCGTCGTCATCTCGTGAAAAAGCTCAATTGCTGAGGTGGCGCGGCCGTGCATTGCGAAACCAATGATCATGCAGCTATAGGAGTAGACATTCTTCCTTTGCAATGAGTTGAAAACATCATATGCTTCTTCCAGACATCCGCATTTCGAATACATGTCGATCAACGCAGAACCTACATGAGCGTCGTGTGCAGGGTCGAAGCCACATCTCACAGCTACGTCTCTAACCCAATACGCGTACTTAACCGCGCCCAATTGAGCGCACGCGTTTATAACTCCGACCAACGTGACCTCGTCTGTCTGGACACCGGCGCTCTGCATTCTCTTGAAGCACTCCAACGCCTCCCTAGGCCTGGCATTCTGAACGAAGCCGGTCACCATCGCGGTCCACGCCACCATATCCTTCTCCGGCATGGCGCTAAAAATCTCATCCGCGCAGTCCATCTCCCCTGCCTTCGCATAAGCATCGATAAGCGTAGTCCAAGAGATCAAGTCTCGTTCAGGCATTTCGTCAAACACCTTCCGCCCGCAATCCAAATCCCCGCATTTCACATACATATCGATCAAAGCATTCACCACAAACAAATCCGCACCAAATCCGCCCAATTTCACACTCTCTCCGTGAATCTGCCGCCCTAAATTGGCATCCGATTCGCTCGCAGATCCCTTCAGCAGCGCCGCGAGAGTGAAGGACAAGGGAATCAAGCCTCGTCCGCGCATCGAATTGTATACGAGAATCGACTCTTTTAGCATTCCATCGACCAAATAACCCCTGATTAAAGCAGTGTAGAGAAACGCATTGGGGTGTCTGACCTCGGAGAAAACAGAGGCGGCGTATGATTTTGTGGAGACATTGAATTTGGATAGCATTCGGATGAGTTTGGCGATTATGTAGGAGGATTGATGGAGGCATTTTCGGATTATGTAAGCGTGGGTTTGCTTGATTTGGGCGGGGCTTCTGCAATGTTCGAGTGTGGAGACGAGTTGGCATTCCAagtgtttgattttttgaagGTGGGAGAAGGGGATGAATGGGAGGTGGTGGTCGTCGTGAAGCTTGGCGACTGTGGAGATGAAGGATGAAGATTTGAGTATGGGCGCAATCAGCTTCTTCGAGAGTGAAACCATTACACAACACTCAAAAAAGTTAGTTTGAAGCTTTCTTTAGCAGctccaaaattcaaactgCTATCGTTTAGTTGTTCCgttcatataaaattaataaaagagtAATTCAAATCATgctaataaataataagactcgtattattattattatataaattacttaaaacaaagttttttaaaattaccatataattaaaatttaaaattaaatgtgcaattaattgaatcttaaaatttgttcaattttaaaattcaaattaaatttgatcaatgacaaaaaaatgtaaaagaaaaacaaaaaaagaaacaaaaaaatagctTTAATAGCTACTTGGAACTTGTAGAAAAGGTTAGGAGATGATAATGCATGAATGAGATTAAGGTTATATATtgagtaaaataaagtaaatgaatCCAAGATCTTTTCTATGTGTAACTAAGTAACTTAGACCAAAGATGTTTTCTACTCTATTTATGACTTGTAGTTCTCTTATGCTagtaaaatagtagtatacgAAAAATTATACAGTGAATTTATAGCGTGACATTACCCCCACATATTGGATcgaattgagaaataattcGTGTATTCATCACTTTTGTGTTTGTGATTTGTTTGTGCTAATtttctaacaaaaaaattaagatcTCTATTCGCCTGATCCATGTTTATACTACAATTTTAATGGCGTTGTTCTACTCTTTAGTccttttaaatcaaaatcatttcAATGTTTGGTCAATTTCTGAATTAGAAAATAACTGCAAGCATCTTTACCTAACCAGTAAAAACTACTATAACGAAGCATTACATTCTTTTGTATAATTTGTACGTAAATTTGCTGAAAAGGTCGCGATTCAATTGATGAACAGAAAATAGTCAAAATGAATCGAATTGTCACGTTACgatataataatactattaataagaATTTGTATGATATAGAGAATGGTAGTACTATATCTTTTGACAAAATCAGAGGAGCAGTTGCCCTACTATATTATGTTagtcttttcctttttctttgattgaagaaaaaaaagaataagtaaacaaatagaaattgtttttttaatgtctTATGCAGCTTGTATATTAGCTAGATGCATATTGTATAAACTACTACATGATTATTTGAGTGAATCCCCTTTTGTCAACAGAGCAGGTGATGTActttttctatcatatttATCACCATATTTCATAGACTTGgtcttttacttaactcaaatccaaaaacatcgtatttaatatttcgttgctcaaacttaaaaaatacgaaattaaaattaaataagatgaTTAATGTCTATCATGGAGGCAGTAACCAATTCAACTCAAAATCCTACCAACTCCAATTGCtactctctctcacacacaaaagtaaa is a window from the Salvia hispanica cultivar TCC Black 2014 chromosome 1, UniMelb_Shisp_WGS_1.0, whole genome shotgun sequence genome containing:
- the LOC125200910 gene encoding pentatricopeptide repeat-containing protein At5g44230; translation: MVSLSKKLIAPILKSSSFISTVAKLHDDHHLPFIPFSHLQKIKHLECQLVSTLEHCRSPAQIKQTHAYIIRKCLHQSSYIIAKLIRMLSKFNVSTKSYAASVFSEVRHPNAFLYTALIRGYLVDGMLKESILVYNSMRGRGLIPLSFTLAALLKGSASESDANLGRQIHGESVKLGGFGADLFVVNALIDMYVKCGDLDCGRKVFDEMPERDLISWTTLIDAYAKAGEMDCADEIFSAMPEKDMVAWTAMVTGFVQNARPREALECFKRMQSAGVQTDEVTLVGVINACAQLGAVKYAYWVRDVAVRCGFDPAHDAHVGSALIDMYSKCGCLEEAYDVFNSLQRKNVYSYSCMIIGFAMHGRATSAIELFHEMTTRTDVKPNSVTFLGVMTACSHGGMVEQGKLFFDEMKEKHGISPSVDHYNAMVDMLGRRGRLKEALRLIKAMPMEANGGVWGALLGASRVHGDASIAEEAAGHLFKLEPGNIGNYILLCEAYAKAGRWEDVARVRREMRAKGLRKKAAVACSWVEGERGEVQEFYAGEWTHPRSGEVKGVLEEVAERAGYEARVGGVVYDVDEEEKRRILMGHSEKMALAYAVLVGGEGSVRIVKNLRICEDCHVFMCGVSRVIGRDILVRDNFRFHHFRHGVCSCSDFW